The genomic segment tactttgtattgtgtgtgtgtggggggtaatCTGCATCTTAAAATTGACAACATAGGAAGTCGTATCCTTTCAAGATCTGAAAATAGCTCTCTGTCCATAGACTCTTCCCATACTTCTTTTGCCCTCACTGAAGCCTTTAGTCCTCAACCATGAATACACTTTCTAAACTACTGCAACATAATAGATGCCTGCAGACCATCTAAGCAGAAATCCTATTATCATCCATTTCAAAGACCAGTTGAAGACCTGTGCTGTCCAACACGGAAGCCACCAGCTAACATGAGGCTATTTACAGCTAACAtttaaactaatataaaatttaaaatacagtgtcTCAGTCACACCACCTACACTCCAAGTATGCAGTAGTCCACATGTGGTGAAGAGTTACCAAACTGGATACTGCAAATATAGAAACATGGAAAGTTCTACTGGCCATCACTGCATAATATTCTCAATTTCCTTATGTCTTTAGCAATCCTCTACTCCAAGTGGAGTTAGTTTATATTCCTACTCTTATTCTGAACTACCAACTCCTGTTGCacaaaaaaaaggtaaaaagaacaaACGGACTCTGCAAAAATGTTCTATCCAACCTCAGTTGGACCTTTTTGCTAACAAGCCTATTCCATGTAACCATGTCTCAAGAGCACCTGATCTGAACTTCAGATGGGGGATCCCATCTGAACCCCCAACCTCCTCTCTGACACTTCTCCACTCTATTAACAAGACCTGGTCTCTGACATTTCGCGGTGCAAGATATGCACTCCCTTACTGAAGTCCCTCTTCTTTCAAAACTTGGTACCTTAaagtaattttcttctttaatctttctCAAATCAAGGATTATCAAACTGCTCCTCTTAGATGGGACCCTCTTCTTCTTGACCTCCACCTGCCCTTTACCTACATGTCTGCAAACCAGACCTTTAGCATTTCTACAGCACCATGCTATTGTACCATGAAAATTGGTACCCCCTTTACTTCACACTGCCGTGACACACCTTGTCACTAGAACATGCCCTTTTATGATCTTGTGTGGTTAActtgcttaaaaaataatcacttggggggcacctgggtggctcagggggttaaagcctctacctttggctcaggtcatgatctcaaggtcctggcatcgagccctgcatcgggccctctgccgagcgggaagcctgcttctccctctctctctgcctgcctttttgcccacttgtgatctctgtctgtcaaataaataaataaataaataaatcttaaaaaaaaaaaatcacttggggggcacctgggtggctcagttaagcgtccaattcttgatttcagctcaggtcttgcttgatctcagggatgtgagttcaagacctgctctgggctccatgctgggcatggagcgagcatgcacacaaacataattaaaaaagtaaaaattaaaaacaacaacaaaaaccaaccacCTGGAATGTCTTTACAGATGGTATCACATTTTTCCCattcaaaaaaagtatttgtagTCATGTCCAGACAGTTTTTCTTAGGACACATAATCTATTTTCTGTACACTAAGAAAATCACACCCATCCCTCTATCTGTCCCCTAACaaaagatgtggaggaaaaaaaaatctcttaattaTAGTATCAGGAAGGGTGGTGTCCACTGACCCAGAATGACCTCTGGAGCTCTGTAATGCCGTGTAGATACCAAAGTACTATGATGTTCATCATCATACGTTGCACTTCCAAAGTCAACAACTTTGATATCCGTATTTTTTAATGTGCGTTCATCACGTTTCTAGAAAAATACAGTTGAGTCAACATGAAGATCATTAAAGACACGAAATACTTTACAGCACTTCAAAAGACATGCACATGAATTATCTTTTTGATTTTCAACATAACTCCAtgagaaaggtaaagaaagatTATCCTTTTTTGGTTAAATATCAAGATATAACCAGCctcagaagtgaaaataaaattccttatCCAAGATCACCAAAacaaattaagtttaaaaaccaccaccaaaattaaaataaaactgtaactTACCATTTTAGAATTATATTTGACTACATAGTCAGActtcacaaataaaatattttcaggcttcagatctgTATGGGTTAACTTATTATGATGCAAAACTACAAGAgaacaaaaagacatttttagtttCACTTATGTATTTCATCTGTATTGGGGGACACTTAAGATTAATAGTGATATAGGAATTTCATCTTTACctataatgtgtatttttatttttttttaattttttaatttttaatttttttttaaaagattttatttatttatttgacagagagagatcacaagtagatggagaggcaggcagagagagagagagagagagaagcaggctccctgctgagcagagagcccgatgcgggactcgatcccaggaccctgagaccatgacctgagccgaaggcagcggctttaacccactgaaccacccaggcgccgccctataatgtgtatttttagtAACAATATTTTGACATGTTGCTTATACAGTGAAAACTTAATTTTCTGGTGTTTAAAATTTATCAAGTATACTTACAATTTATAGACTGGCAGATCTGATATGCCATCTGCCTGATGTGGTCAATTTGAAATGGTAGAAAgctattttctttaatgaaatcaTAGGTACTAAGCCCCAGTAGTTCAAACACAATACAAACATGACCATGATGATCAAACCATTCTAGCATCTGGACACATCGGCTAAAacagatcaaaataaaaacaagtcagTTCACAGAATTCTGGTTATTTTAGGCAACAggacagatcacagtttaagttTATACTTACAAGACACTATTGGGATCAGTACTATTTAAATGCTCCAATACTTGGATTTCTGAACGAGCTGCTTCACGGTATCGACCtacattttttacaattttcaCTGCTACATGCATGCCatcccttaaaaacaaaattaagatgaAAACCATTTATGTATAGGAGCAGGATGAAGACATGTGTCCTCTAAAGCATAGTCTTACTGAGTATCAATTACTCTGTTATTATTCTAGAAGTCTTTCAGGACATCTTATATCCAATTCCACATAACATCCTTTCAAAACAACCTGACAAAACACAATTTCTATAAAGCAATTAATTCCTTAATactcaaaaattttaatgttttcagaattttacATTTACCTAGACTTcatacaaaagttaaaaaaaaaaaaaaagataaaaataaaacctcaaataGAACATGCTACTGCTAAAAGCGTATGCTCAGACCCAACCTATGCCAGAAGGCGCACAGGTTGTTAGTGACAAAGACAAGGCTTGTCCCTATGCTCCTCAGTCAAAtggaaaaaacagacacatgaacaacTTACAAGGTCAGAAGTACTTCCTAGGAGCTACTACACAGCAAAGAGATGGGCAAGCCTAACAATTAGGGGGCTAAGGGAGGCTCAAACTTATTCAGAGAAGAAGCTGACACGTGACTGAGCCCTGAAAAATAGCTCACAGTCTTTAAGATTTGGGAGGAAAAGTGAACACGTTCAAACAAAGGACAGACCATCAGTAAGTCATGAAGCCaggaaaatatttactaaattcaCAGACTCAAGTGAAGAGAAACAGCTAGTGTGGGGCACAAGCTTTAGATCAGGGTATCTGTAATACTTTCTAAAACGTatcaagtggggcacctgggtggctcagtgggttaaagcctctgccttcggctcgggtcatgatctcagggtcttgggatcgagccctgcatggggctctctgcttggtgggaagcctgcttcctcctccctctctctgcccacttgcaatctctgtctgtcaaatacataaataaaatctttttaataaataaataaataaataaataaaacgtatCAAGCCATTTCTTGAGGAAACGGGTTTCTTCAAAttccctttgtcttcttttctaaaTTTGATCTTCCTGAAGATGAAATAGCActcaagcctttttttttctttttcttaaaactctGGTCCTTCCACtttacacaagaaaaaaaaaacttcatatcCCCCCATTAGTATATTAAGATATGTGCCgtagggggcgcctaggtggcacAGCCCATTCAG from the Mustela nigripes isolate SB6536 chromosome 12, MUSNIG.SB6536, whole genome shotgun sequence genome contains:
- the CLK4 gene encoding dual specificity protein kinase CLK4 isoform X2; the protein is MDGMHVAVKIVKNVGRYREAARSEIQVLEHLNSTDPNSVFRCVQMLEWFDHHGHVCIVFELLGLSTYDFIKENSFLPFQIDHIRQMAYQICQSINFLHHNKLTHTDLKPENILFVKSDYVVKYNSKMKRDERTLKNTDIKVVDFGSATYDDEHHSTLVSTRHYRAPEVILALGWSQPCDVWSIGCILIEYYLGFTVFQTHDSKEHLAMMERILGPIPTHMIQKTRKRKYFHHNQLDWDEHSSAGRYVRRRCKPLKEFMLCHDEEHEKLFDLVRRMLEYDPVKRITLDEALQHPFFDLLNKK